A genome region from Stenotrophomonas maltophilia includes the following:
- a CDS encoding penicillin acylase family protein: MRRTWRWVLGVLIAIVLVTALVLWLLLRGSLADLDGEHALPGLAKPVTLERDALGVVTITAASQADAMRALGRVHAQERYFEMDLMRRSAAGELSALFGPKAIDADKRMRVHRLRARTEANMQAALGDNIEAVSAYVGGVNEGLADLSVRPWAYLLLRQSPQPWKASDSVLTGLAMYADLQDPGNQTELALSRIRAVVPSALYALIAHDGTEWDAPLFGEPTGNATLPDASQLDLHTLKGKSGTAQEEADAVGSNNFAVAGALTADGRAIVADDMHLGLRAPGLWFRVRLRYPDPQAAGGQVDVTGFSLPGLPAVIVGSNGHVAWGFTNSYIDTADYRTEPANAAATVHEERITVAGRADVVFPVRETAWGPILHTHADGRSDALRWVAHLPGAVRLDFSDLARAGDLDAALRFADHAGIPAQNLVVGDRSGRIAWRLIGARPDRGPGCAPAGFTATSNQDCAPWPIRSDASPALIDPPNHRLWTANGRVLDGEALASVGNGGYDLGARARQIRDLLAIQERFDEHDLLAIQLDDRAVFLQRWWALLHDVIERSDDPALKRLKAVSHQWGGRASANSVSYRVVREFRTQVMETLSDALLAPANAQLGEDYLDPRLAQLEGVAWPMLQQRPANLLPPAFDSWDALLIDAARRTEAELSRQGPLAKRTWGERNTAAICHPIARALPEFAKRWLCMPADRLPGDRDMPRVQTPNFGASERMVVSPGHEADGIVHMPGGQSGHPLSPYWGAGHEDWVHGRPTPFLPGKAQHTMTLVPAR; encoded by the coding sequence ATGCGACGTACATGGCGTTGGGTGCTGGGCGTATTGATCGCCATCGTCCTGGTCACCGCCCTGGTGCTGTGGCTGCTGCTGCGCGGCAGCCTGGCCGACCTGGACGGCGAGCATGCGCTGCCGGGGCTGGCCAAGCCGGTCACCCTCGAACGCGATGCGCTGGGCGTGGTGACCATCACCGCCGCCAGCCAGGCCGACGCGATGCGCGCATTGGGTCGCGTGCATGCGCAGGAACGTTATTTCGAAATGGACCTGATGCGCCGCAGTGCCGCCGGTGAGCTGTCGGCGCTGTTCGGGCCGAAGGCCATCGACGCCGACAAGCGCATGCGCGTGCATCGGCTGCGCGCGCGCACCGAGGCGAACATGCAGGCTGCACTGGGCGACAACATCGAAGCCGTGAGCGCCTACGTCGGTGGGGTCAATGAAGGCCTGGCCGATCTCTCCGTGCGCCCGTGGGCCTACCTGCTGCTGCGGCAGTCACCGCAACCGTGGAAGGCCAGCGACAGCGTGCTGACCGGGCTGGCCATGTACGCCGACCTGCAGGACCCGGGCAACCAGACCGAGCTTGCACTGAGCCGCATCCGCGCAGTGGTGCCGTCCGCGCTGTACGCGCTGATCGCCCACGACGGCACCGAATGGGATGCACCGCTGTTCGGCGAACCGACCGGCAACGCCACGCTCCCCGATGCCAGCCAGCTCGACCTGCACACATTGAAGGGAAAATCCGGCACCGCGCAGGAAGAGGCGGACGCTGTCGGCAGCAACAACTTCGCGGTGGCGGGGGCGCTTACCGCCGATGGCCGCGCTATCGTCGCCGACGACATGCACCTGGGCCTGCGCGCACCGGGCCTGTGGTTCCGCGTGCGCCTGCGCTACCCCGACCCGCAGGCTGCCGGCGGCCAGGTCGACGTCACCGGCTTCTCGCTGCCCGGCCTGCCGGCCGTGATCGTCGGCAGCAACGGGCACGTGGCCTGGGGCTTCACCAACAGCTACATCGACACGGCGGACTACCGGACTGAACCGGCCAACGCCGCCGCGACCGTACATGAAGAACGCATCACCGTAGCCGGCCGGGCCGACGTGGTGTTCCCGGTGCGCGAAACCGCCTGGGGCCCGATCCTGCACACCCATGCCGATGGCCGCAGCGACGCGCTGCGCTGGGTCGCCCATCTGCCGGGCGCGGTACGGCTGGACTTCAGTGACCTGGCCCGCGCTGGCGATCTGGACGCGGCCCTGCGGTTCGCCGACCACGCCGGCATTCCCGCGCAGAACCTGGTGGTCGGCGACCGCAGCGGACGCATCGCCTGGCGCCTGATCGGCGCCCGCCCGGACCGCGGTCCGGGCTGTGCACCGGCCGGCTTCACGGCCACCAGCAACCAGGACTGCGCCCCCTGGCCGATCCGCAGCGATGCCTCGCCGGCACTGATCGACCCACCCAACCATCGCCTGTGGACCGCCAACGGCCGCGTCCTCGACGGCGAGGCACTGGCCAGTGTCGGCAACGGTGGTTATGACCTCGGCGCTCGTGCGCGGCAGATCCGCGACCTGCTGGCGATCCAGGAGCGCTTCGACGAACACGACCTGCTTGCGATCCAGCTCGACGACCGCGCGGTGTTCCTGCAGCGCTGGTGGGCACTGCTGCACGACGTCATCGAACGCAGTGACGATCCCGCGCTGAAGCGATTGAAGGCGGTCAGCCATCAGTGGGGCGGGCGCGCTTCCGCCAACTCGGTCAGCTACCGGGTGGTGCGCGAGTTCCGCACGCAGGTGATGGAGACGCTGTCCGATGCGCTGCTGGCACCGGCCAATGCGCAGCTGGGTGAGGACTACCTCGATCCGCGCCTGGCGCAGCTGGAAGGCGTGGCCTGGCCGATGCTGCAGCAGCGCCCGGCCAACCTGCTGCCGCCAGCGTTCGACAGCTGGGATGCGCTGCTGATCGATGCAGCACGTCGCACGGAAGCCGAGCTCTCCAGGCAAGGCCCACTGGCCAAGCGCACGTGGGGGGAACGCAATACCGCGGCAATCTGCCATCCGATCGCACGCGCGCTGCCGGAGTTCGCCAAGCGCTGGCTGTGCATGCCGGCCGACCGCCTGCCTGGTGACCGCGACATGCCGCGGGTGCAGACGCCGAACTTCGGTGCTTCCGAGCGCATGGTGGTATCGCCCGGCCACGAGGCCGACGGCATCGTGCACATGCCCGGCGGCCAGAGCGGGCATCCCCTGTCTCCGTACTGGGGCGCCGGCCACGAAGACTGGGTGCATGGCCGCCCGACCCCGTTCCTGCCCGGCAAGGCGCAGCACACCATGACGCTGGTGCCAGCGCGCTGA